From a region of the Deinococcus terrestris genome:
- a CDS encoding OsmC family protein, whose product MSDVKTMQVTWLGEQRYLGVSASGHQLLIDNSATKVGVSPMEALLGALATCTAYDIVQVMGKKRIKLTSYRIEAEGERADEHPRRYTRIVVRHIASGEGLTPEALERAAHLSHEKYCSVAASLNSEIVVETRVEAGETASV is encoded by the coding sequence ATGAGCGACGTCAAGACCATGCAGGTGACCTGGCTGGGCGAGCAGCGTTACCTCGGCGTGAGCGCGAGCGGACACCAGCTTCTGATCGACAACAGCGCGACCAAAGTCGGCGTCTCGCCCATGGAGGCGCTGCTGGGAGCGCTGGCGACCTGCACCGCCTACGACATCGTGCAGGTGATGGGCAAGAAGCGCATCAAGCTCACGAGCTACCGCATTGAGGCCGAGGGCGAGCGGGCCGACGAGCATCCCCGGCGCTACACCCGCATCGTGGTGCGCCACATCGCCAGCGGCGAGGGCCTGACCCCCGAGGCGCTGGAACGGGCCGCGCACCTCAGCCACGAGAAATACTGCTCGGTCGCGGCGAGCCTGAATAGTGAGATCGTGGTGGAAACGCGGGTGGAGGCGGGCGAGACGGCCAGCGTATAA
- a CDS encoding Maf family nucleotide pyrophosphatase, producing the protein MATEAPEVILASGSPRRRELLTNLGVPFRVVVSGEDEASEERDPARLAEGLARQKAAAVARTHPGAVVIGADTVVALGGELLAKPRDEAENRAFVRRLSGRTHQVYTGVSVFAPDGKRGSVERGGVERTDVTFRALTDAEVTHYAVTGEGLDKAGGYGIQGIGMALVARIEGDYSNVVGFPLGLVIRLLREAGVRVWGE; encoded by the coding sequence CTGGCTACTGAGGCCCCGGAAGTCATTCTGGCCTCGGGCAGCCCGCGCCGCCGCGAACTGCTGACGAACCTCGGCGTCCCCTTCCGGGTCGTCGTCAGCGGCGAGGACGAGGCCAGCGAGGAACGCGACCCTGCCCGGCTCGCGGAGGGTCTTGCCCGGCAGAAGGCGGCGGCGGTGGCCCGGACGCACCCCGGCGCGGTGGTGATCGGGGCCGACACGGTGGTCGCGCTGGGAGGAGAACTGCTCGCCAAGCCCCGTGACGAGGCCGAGAACCGCGCCTTCGTCCGGCGGCTCTCGGGCCGCACCCATCAGGTCTACACCGGGGTCAGCGTCTTTGCCCCGGACGGCAAGCGCGGCAGTGTGGAACGGGGCGGTGTGGAGCGCACCGACGTGACCTTTCGCGCCCTCACGGACGCCGAGGTCACCCACTACGCCGTCACGGGCGAGGGGCTGGACAAGGCCGGGGGCTACGGCATTCAGGGGATCGGGATGGCTCTCGTCGCCCGGATCGAGGGGGACTACTCCAACGTGGTGGGCTTTCCGCTGGGGCTGGTCATCCGGCTGCTGCGTGAGGCGGGAGTGCGCGTCTGGGGGGAGTGA
- the deoC gene encoding deoxyribose-phosphate aldolase — protein MDLAPYIDHTLLKATATPDDIRILCAEAREHHFAAVCVNPVYVPLAAAELQGSGVKVATVCGFPLGAILPGQKAVEARLSAEAGADEVDMVIHIGAALAGNWQTVEEDVRAVRKAIPDRVLKVIIETCYLNEEQKRGATEAAVAGGADFVKTSTGFGTGGATVEDVRLMAEVIAGRAEIKAAGGVRTPDDARAMIEAGATRLGTSGGVGLVSGGGNGSGY, from the coding sequence ATGGACCTCGCCCCCTACATCGACCACACGCTGCTCAAGGCCACCGCGACCCCGGACGACATCCGGATACTGTGCGCCGAGGCCCGCGAGCACCACTTCGCCGCCGTCTGCGTGAATCCTGTCTACGTGCCCCTCGCCGCCGCCGAACTCCAGGGCTCGGGCGTGAAGGTCGCCACCGTCTGCGGCTTTCCGCTGGGGGCCATCCTGCCGGGGCAGAAGGCCGTGGAAGCCCGCCTCAGCGCCGAGGCTGGGGCCGACGAGGTGGACATGGTCATCCACATCGGCGCGGCGCTCGCCGGGAACTGGCAGACCGTGGAGGAGGACGTGCGGGCCGTCCGCAAGGCGATTCCCGACCGCGTGCTCAAGGTCATCATCGAGACGTGTTACCTGAACGAGGAGCAGAAGCGCGGCGCGACCGAGGCCGCCGTCGCGGGCGGCGCAGACTTCGTAAAAACGAGCACCGGCTTCGGCACGGGCGGCGCGACCGTGGAGGACGTGCGGCTGATGGCCGAGGTCATCGCGGGCCGCGCCGAGATCAAGGCGGCGGGCGGCGTCCGCACCCCCGACGACGCACGGGCGATGATCGAGGCCGGGGCGACCCGCCTGGGCACGTCGGGCGGAGTGGGTCTGGTCAGCGGCGGGGGGAACGGCTCTGGCTACTGA
- a CDS encoding peroxiredoxin, with the protein MTDLDTAPARLQPGEAFPDFALPDAEGHLHRLSDYAGRYVVLYVYPKDDTPGCTKEACDFRDSASLKALGAAILGLSRDDAASHSAFAEKYSLPFPLLSDPGAEFLKALGSYGPKTLYGKVTEGIKRQTFLIGPDGRLVKSWLAVKVDGHADAVAAAIEADRGERGNG; encoded by the coding sequence ATGACCGACCTGGACACCGCCCCGGCCCGGCTTCAACCCGGCGAGGCCTTTCCCGACTTCGCCCTGCCCGACGCGGAGGGCCACCTGCACCGCCTCTCCGACTACGCCGGGCGGTACGTGGTGCTGTACGTCTACCCCAAGGACGACACGCCCGGCTGCACTAAGGAAGCCTGCGACTTCCGCGACAGCGCGAGCCTGAAGGCGCTGGGCGCCGCGATTCTGGGCCTGAGCCGCGACGACGCGGCGAGCCACAGCGCCTTCGCCGAGAAGTACAGCCTGCCCTTTCCGCTGCTGTCCGACCCCGGTGCCGAGTTCCTGAAGGCCCTCGGGAGTTACGGCCCCAAGACCCTTTACGGCAAAGTCACCGAGGGAATCAAGCGCCAGACCTTCCTGATCGGCCCGGACGGGCGGCTGGTCAAGAGCTGGCTCGCGGTGAAGGTGGACGGCCATGCCGACGCGGTGGCCGCCGCCATCGAAGCCGACCGGGGGGAGCGCGGCAATGGGTGA
- the rpiA gene encoding ribose 5-phosphate isomerase A translates to MGDLETLKKEAALRAVALVESGMRVGLGTGSTAKYAIEELGRRLAAGELRDIVGVATSEASEALAREVGVPVQPLDPRPLDLAIDGADEIDPDLNLIKGLGGALLREKLTEVQARRLVIIADHTKLVTRLGEKAPLPVEITRFGFLSTVERLRALVPGGRLRQPGAQPYVTDNGNYIYDAQLPAAFEPLELERQLKGTLGVVETGFFLGMADVAFVATPEGVREIRRG, encoded by the coding sequence ATGGGTGACCTGGAGACGCTGAAAAAAGAAGCCGCCCTTCGCGCCGTCGCCCTCGTCGAGAGCGGGATGCGGGTGGGGCTGGGGACGGGCAGCACGGCCAAGTACGCCATCGAGGAACTCGGGCGCAGGCTGGCGGCGGGCGAGCTGCGGGACATCGTGGGTGTGGCGACCAGCGAGGCGTCGGAGGCGCTGGCCCGCGAGGTCGGCGTGCCCGTGCAGCCATTGGACCCCCGGCCGCTGGACCTCGCCATTGACGGGGCGGACGAGATCGACCCGGACCTGAACCTCATCAAGGGGCTGGGCGGGGCGCTGCTGCGCGAGAAGCTCACCGAGGTGCAGGCGCGGCGGCTGGTCATCATCGCGGACCACACCAAGCTGGTGACGCGGCTGGGTGAAAAGGCACCGCTTCCCGTCGAGATCACGCGCTTCGGCTTCCTGTCCACGGTCGAGCGGCTGCGGGCGCTCGTGCCGGGCGGACGGTTGCGGCAGCCGGGAGCGCAGCCCTACGTGACCGACAACGGGAATTACATCTACGACGCGCAACTCCCCGCCGCGTTCGAGCCTCTGGAGCTGGAGCGGCAGCTCAAGGGCACGCTGGGGGTGGTGGAGACGGGCTTTTTCCTGGGCATGGCGGACGTGGCGTTCGTGGCGACCCCAGAGGGAGTCCGGGAGATTCGGCGGGGGTAG
- a CDS encoding thioredoxin domain-containing protein, which translates to MNRLAQETSPYLLQHADNPVDWWPWSPEAFEEARRRDVPVLLSIGYSTCHWCHVMAHESFEDEATARQMNAGFVNIKVDREERPDVDRVYMTATQLMTGQGGWPMTVFLTPGGEPFYAGTYFPPEDRYGMPGFRRLLATVARAWQEDRDKLLGNAEALTGHIREASRPRGTADDLPADFLTRAVENLRRVYDADRGGFGSAPKFPGTTTLDFLLTRADGRDMALHTLRRMGAGGIYDQLGGGFHRYSVDAEWLVPHFEKMLYDNAQLTRTLLRAAQYTGDDTFARLARETLAYLEREMLAPEGGFYSAQDADTQGVEGLTFTWTPDEIREVLGDGPDADLVLRVYGVTEKGNFLDPHRPEYGSRNVLHVPTPPEALARDLGEDVPALLERLDTARMHLFEARQRRPQPGTDTKVLTSWNGLALAAFADAGRILGEAHYLEVARRNADFVREQMRLPDGTLRHTYKDGVARVEGLLEDHALYALGLVALYQAGGDLAHLEWARELWEVVQGDFWDEEAGLFRSTGGNAETLLTRQAEAFDAAVLSDNAAAALLGLWMGRYFGDEEAERLARRTVQTYAADMLAAPHGMGGLWQAAAFLQAPHVDVALIGTPAERAALERVLARFPLPFAALAPAEQGEGLSVLEGRPGGGTAYVCVGHACDLPTKDPEVLAGQLERLPTGS; encoded by the coding sequence ATGAACCGCCTCGCCCAGGAAACCAGCCCCTACCTCCTTCAGCACGCCGACAACCCGGTGGACTGGTGGCCCTGGTCCCCAGAGGCCTTCGAGGAAGCCCGCCGCCGCGACGTGCCCGTGCTTCTCTCCATCGGCTACTCCACCTGCCACTGGTGCCACGTGATGGCCCACGAGAGCTTTGAGGACGAGGCGACGGCCCGCCAGATGAACGCAGGGTTCGTGAACATCAAGGTGGACCGCGAGGAACGGCCCGACGTGGACCGGGTGTACATGACAGCCACCCAACTTATGACCGGGCAGGGCGGCTGGCCCATGACCGTGTTCCTGACGCCCGGCGGCGAACCCTTCTACGCGGGCACCTACTTTCCGCCGGAGGACCGCTACGGGATGCCCGGTTTCCGCCGACTGCTGGCGACCGTGGCGCGGGCGTGGCAGGAGGACCGGGACAAGCTGCTGGGCAATGCCGAGGCCCTGACCGGCCATATCCGCGAGGCGAGCCGCCCGCGCGGGACGGCCGACGACCTCCCGGCAGACTTCCTAACCCGCGCGGTGGAGAACCTGCGCCGCGTGTACGACGCCGACCGGGGGGGCTTTGGGAGTGCTCCCAAGTTTCCGGGGACGACCACGCTGGATTTCCTGCTGACGCGAGCGGACGGACGCGACATGGCCCTGCACACCCTGCGGCGCATGGGGGCGGGCGGAATTTACGACCAGCTTGGCGGCGGCTTTCACCGCTACTCGGTGGATGCGGAGTGGCTGGTCCCCCACTTCGAGAAGATGCTCTACGACAACGCGCAACTCACGCGCACGCTGCTGCGGGCGGCGCAGTACACCGGGGATGACACCTTCGCCCGCCTCGCCCGCGAGACGCTGGCCTATCTGGAACGCGAGATGCTCGCCCCGGAAGGCGGTTTCTATTCCGCCCAGGACGCCGACACGCAGGGGGTGGAGGGCCTGACCTTCACCTGGACGCCAGACGAGATTCGGGAGGTTCTGGGGGACGGCCCGGACGCGGACCTCGTGCTGCGGGTGTATGGGGTGACCGAGAAAGGCAACTTCCTAGACCCGCACCGCCCGGAGTACGGCAGCCGCAACGTGCTGCACGTCCCCACTCCGCCGGAAGCGCTGGCCCGCGATCTGGGAGAGGACGTGCCTGCCCTGCTGGAGCGGCTGGACACCGCCAGGATGCACCTGTTTGAAGCCCGGCAGCGGCGGCCCCAGCCCGGCACCGACACCAAGGTGCTGACCTCGTGGAACGGGCTGGCCCTCGCCGCCTTCGCGGACGCGGGACGGATTCTGGGCGAGGCCCATTATCTGGAGGTGGCCCGTCGCAACGCCGACTTCGTGCGCGAGCAGATGCGCCTCCCGGACGGCACCCTGCGCCACACCTACAAGGACGGGGTGGCCCGCGTGGAAGGGCTGCTGGAAGACCATGCCCTCTACGCCCTCGGCCTCGTCGCGCTGTACCAGGCGGGCGGCGACCTCGCCCATCTGGAGTGGGCGCGGGAGCTGTGGGAGGTCGTGCAGGGCGACTTCTGGGACGAGGAGGCGGGGCTGTTCCGCTCCACCGGGGGCAACGCCGAAACCCTGCTGACCCGTCAGGCCGAGGCCTTCGACGCGGCGGTCCTCAGCGACAACGCCGCCGCCGCCCTGCTGGGGCTGTGGATGGGCCGTTACTTCGGGGACGAGGAGGCGGAGCGCCTGGCCCGCCGCACCGTGCAGACCTACGCCGCCGACATGCTCGCCGCCCCGCACGGCATGGGGGGACTATGGCAGGCGGCGGCCTTCCTGCAAGCCCCCCACGTTGATGTCGCCCTGATCGGCACCCCCGCCGAACGCGCCGCGCTGGAGCGGGTGCTGGCCCGTTTCCCCCTCCCCTTTGCGGCCCTCGCGCCCGCCGAGCAGGGCGAGGGGCTGTCCGTGTTGGAGGGTCGGCCGGGCGGCGGTACCGCTTACGTGTGTGTCGGCCACGCCTGCGATCTGCCGACGAAGGACCCGGAGGTGCTGGCGGGACAGTTGGAGCGGTTGCCCACGGGCTCTTGA
- a CDS encoding cysteine desulfurase-like protein produces MTPDAIRSQFPPLASGRAYLDNAAGGLLPQRSIDAITGHLTRYGATNAMPGHRPGQEILALKGRAREGTALFLNAHPEDVALGPSATALAFRLAAAFARRWGPGDEVILSGLEHEANASPWRELERVGVTVKVWHARQPDMRLHADDLADLLSPRTRLVAVTAASNALGVTVDISAVTAQVRAAGAWTVVDAVHAAPHAFPDVRAWGADFVMFSPYKVWGPHLGALWISPEHRPHLAWPKLSFVPQGDITGLEHGTPQFELLAGWLGTLDYLRELGGHDTLSREALEAASARIGELERPVGERLLTGLLEAPGVTVYGPTASAARIGTVAFRVEGEAPEATAARLSEAGVDVAAGHFYAVQPLKDLGLYPQGVVRASIAHYTTLEDVERLLAGV; encoded by the coding sequence ATGACCCCCGACGCCATCCGCTCCCAGTTCCCGCCGCTCGCCTCTGGGCGGGCCTACCTTGACAACGCGGCGGGCGGGCTGCTGCCGCAGCGCTCCATCGACGCGATCACCGGGCACCTCACCCGCTACGGGGCCACCAACGCGATGCCAGGGCACCGGCCGGGGCAGGAGATTCTGGCGCTGAAGGGACGCGCCCGCGAGGGGACCGCCCTCTTCCTGAACGCCCACCCGGAGGACGTGGCCCTGGGGCCGAGCGCGACCGCCCTCGCCTTCCGGCTGGCAGCGGCCTTCGCGCGGCGGTGGGGACCGGGGGACGAGGTGATTCTGTCGGGCCTGGAGCACGAGGCGAACGCCAGCCCCTGGCGCGAGCTGGAGCGTGTGGGCGTGACGGTCAAGGTGTGGCACGCCCGTCAGCCCGACATGCGGCTGCACGCCGACGACCTCGCGGACCTGCTCTCGCCGCGCACCCGGCTGGTCGCGGTGACGGCGGCGAGCAACGCCCTGGGGGTCACAGTGGACATTTCGGCGGTGACTGCCCAGGTGCGGGCGGCGGGGGCCTGGACGGTCGTGGACGCCGTTCACGCCGCGCCCCATGCCTTTCCCGATGTGAGGGCCTGGGGCGCCGACTTCGTGATGTTCAGCCCCTACAAGGTCTGGGGGCCGCACCTGGGAGCGCTGTGGATCTCGCCCGAACACCGCCCGCATCTCGCCTGGCCCAAACTCAGCTTCGTGCCGCAGGGGGACATCACCGGGCTGGAACACGGCACCCCACAGTTCGAGCTGCTCGCCGGGTGGCTGGGCACGCTGGACTACCTGCGAGAACTCGGCGGCCACGACACGCTGAGCCGCGAGGCGCTGGAAGCTGCCTCCGCCCGCATCGGGGAACTGGAACGCCCGGTTGGGGAACGGCTACTGACGGGGCTGCTGGAGGCGCCCGGCGTCACGGTCTATGGCCCCACCGCCTCCGCCGCCCGAATTGGCACCGTCGCCTTCCGCGTGGAGGGCGAGGCCCCCGAAGCCACCGCCGCCCGCCTGAGCGAGGCCGGGGTGGACGTGGCCGCCGGGCACTTCTATGCTGTGCAGCCCCTCAAAGACTTGGGCCTCTACCCGCAGGGGGTGGTGCGGGCGAGCATCGCGCACTACACGACGCTGGAGGATGTGGAGCGGCTGCTGGCGGGGGTGTAG
- a CDS encoding benzoate/H(+) symporter BenE family transporter, which translates to MPPTADLPRSSRPTLRDLPRDASGSAVVAGFVAVVVGAASSIGLLVGAARDFGLTPGQTASWVLACYLAISVSGGWLSWQYRAPIKMAWSTPGLALVASLAAAGDLGYPEVLGAYVLTAGVMTALGLSGAFERLTSRIPAALANALLAGVLLPFVLGAFRALPQAPVPVGGMLLVFLAGRVWFSRWAVPAALLAGAGLSLAVGAVGPLTGGGLGTLVWTTPEFSLRGAVTLALPLTILTLASQQLPGVAVLRACGYGWVPTSPLITGSGLASLLSAPFGAHTTNLAAITAAIAAGEEAHPDPARRWVAGLSAAFFYLMLGVFAGWVVGAVAAVPPPVVAALAGLALVTTTLSSLTAALHDEYGREAAFLTLTVTASGVTLLGVGSAVWGLVLGGAVLWVKGRR; encoded by the coding sequence ATGCCTCCCACCGCTGACCTGCCCCGTTCCTCCCGGCCCACCCTGCGCGACCTGCCCCGCGACGCTTCCGGGTCGGCGGTCGTGGCGGGCTTTGTGGCGGTGGTGGTCGGGGCGGCGAGCAGCATCGGGCTGCTGGTGGGCGCGGCGCGGGACTTCGGGCTGACGCCGGGGCAGACGGCGAGCTGGGTGCTGGCCTGTTACCTCGCCATCAGCGTGTCGGGCGGGTGGCTGAGCTGGCAGTACCGGGCGCCGATCAAGATGGCTTGGAGCACGCCGGGCCTGGCGCTGGTGGCTTCGCTCGCGGCGGCGGGGGACCTGGGCTACCCGGAGGTGCTGGGCGCCTACGTCCTGACCGCCGGGGTGATGACGGCGCTGGGCCTGAGTGGGGCCTTCGAGCGCCTGACCTCGCGGATTCCGGCGGCGCTGGCGAACGCGCTGCTGGCGGGAGTGCTGCTCCCCTTCGTGCTGGGAGCGTTCCGGGCACTGCCGCAGGCCCCGGTGCCGGTGGGCGGGATGCTGCTCGTCTTTCTGGCGGGCCGGGTGTGGTTCTCCCGCTGGGCGGTTCCGGCGGCGCTGCTGGCGGGGGCAGGGCTGTCGCTGGCAGTCGGCGCGGTCGGGCCGCTCACCGGGGGCGGCCTGGGCACGCTGGTCTGGACCACCCCCGAGTTCTCCCTGCGGGGCGCGGTCACGCTGGCGCTGCCGCTGACCATCCTGACGCTGGCCTCGCAGCAGCTTCCCGGCGTGGCGGTGCTGCGGGCCTGCGGGTACGGGTGGGTGCCCACCTCGCCGCTGATCACGGGGTCGGGGCTGGCGAGCCTCCTCTCGGCGCCGTTCGGGGCGCATACCACCAACCTCGCAGCGATCACGGCGGCCATCGCGGCGGGTGAGGAGGCGCACCCCGACCCCGCCCGTCGCTGGGTGGCGGGCCTGAGCGCGGCCTTTTTCTACCTGATGCTGGGCGTCTTCGCGGGTTGGGTGGTGGGCGCGGTCGCGGCGGTTCCTCCGCCCGTGGTCGCGGCACTGGCAGGGCTGGCGCTGGTCACGACCACCCTCTCCAGCCTCACCGCAGCCCTCCACGACGAGTACGGGCGCGAGGCCGCCTTCCTGACCCTGACCGTCACCGCGAGCGGCGTGACCCTGCTGGGGGTGGGGAGCGCGGTGTGGGGGCTGGTGCTGGGAGGGGCGGTGCTGTGGGTGAAGGGACGACGGTAG
- a CDS encoding aldo/keto reductase: MTSSPQPHQRPLGRTGLHVSEIGYGAWGIGADMWKGAQDDESLAALRRYVELGGNFIDTAMGYGSGHSERLVGQVAREVPGTLVATKVSPKNGQWPAAPGTTADEAFPGEYVVRMTEASLERLGLPAIDVQQLHVWNDSWLGQGDWQEAVSQLRRDGRVRAFGISVNDHQPDNAVRAVESGAVDSVQVIYNVFDQSPQDRLLDACHANGVGVIVRVALDEGSLTGTVTPETTFPEGDWRHTYFGGDRKAELQPRLRAIETDLEISTAQLPETALRFVLSHPAVSTVIVGMRSVRNVERNLALADGRGLPAEQVRKLHAHRWDRNWYLPAGD; this comes from the coding sequence ATGACCTCCTCCCCCCAGCCCCACCAGCGGCCCCTGGGCCGCACTGGCCTGCACGTCTCCGAGATCGGCTACGGTGCCTGGGGCATCGGCGCCGACATGTGGAAGGGCGCCCAGGACGACGAGAGCCTCGCGGCCCTGCGGCGCTACGTGGAACTCGGCGGCAACTTCATCGACACGGCGATGGGTTACGGGAGCGGCCACAGCGAGCGCCTGGTGGGGCAGGTCGCCCGCGAGGTTCCCGGGACCCTCGTCGCCACCAAGGTCAGCCCCAAAAACGGCCAGTGGCCCGCCGCCCCCGGCACCACCGCCGACGAGGCCTTTCCCGGCGAGTACGTCGTGCGGATGACCGAAGCCAGCCTGGAACGCCTGGGCCTGCCCGCCATCGACGTGCAGCAGCTTCACGTCTGGAACGACTCGTGGCTGGGACAGGGCGACTGGCAGGAGGCGGTGTCGCAGCTTAGGCGGGACGGCCGGGTTCGCGCCTTCGGCATCTCGGTCAACGACCACCAGCCTGACAACGCGGTCAGGGCGGTGGAGTCGGGCGCGGTGGACAGCGTGCAGGTCATCTACAACGTGTTCGACCAGTCGCCGCAGGACCGTCTGCTGGACGCCTGCCACGCCAATGGCGTCGGCGTGATCGTGCGGGTCGCGCTCGACGAGGGGAGCCTGACCGGCACAGTCACCCCGGAGACCACCTTCCCGGAGGGGGACTGGCGGCACACCTACTTCGGCGGCGACCGCAAGGCCGAGTTGCAGCCCCGGCTGCGGGCCATCGAGACGGACCTGGAGATCAGCACCGCGCAGCTTCCCGAAACCGCCCTGCGCTTCGTGCTGAGCCATCCGGCTGTCAGCACCGTCATCGTGGGGATGCGGAGTGTCCGCAACGTGGAGCGCAACCTCGCCCTCGCCGATGGGCGGGGCCTGCCCGCCGAACAGGTGCGGAAGCTCCACGCCCACCGCTGGGACCGCAACTGGTACCTCCCGGCAGGGGACTGA
- a CDS encoding MATE family efflux transporter encodes MSSVALPSTRTHLPDILRLALPASAEAVIQLLFNFLAQLIVATLGATAVAAVGLSNNVTMVLMFTLATLGSGAGILVARAHGAGDRDAVNRTAGTALLLALGVTTLLVAGLYTSAGPVLGLLGAPANLLAAATPFFQVALLSVPLIVLSVVAGNVLRSLERPRIPMVATLIAAAVNVGVGYALVHGAFGLPRLGLVGAAWGALAGQAVRVGLLAVFLYGPRGPIAPAWSGVGAGGRVLVRDLLNFSLPLAATQLAWSGGNLLYVLFLARLGTEVLAGVQIGYTLEGIFVVASSGLVPAATALIGQAVGQRDAALAAERARAVERFGLVTEVAFGVLFALSALVLPVLYPSVGAEVRGIALATILVNAAVQVVKVANMVRGAGVLPSGSDTRGVLIGDAISAFAVGLPLAWLLAFPLGLGFWGVLVARVLEEVVKIAIFTWRRRKLSWGQVIAGQTALNAATD; translated from the coding sequence GTGTCCAGTGTTGCCCTGCCGTCCACCCGCACCCACCTGCCGGACATCCTGCGGCTGGCCCTGCCCGCAAGTGCCGAAGCCGTCATTCAACTGCTGTTCAACTTTCTGGCCCAACTGATCGTCGCCACGTTGGGGGCCACGGCGGTGGCGGCAGTGGGCCTGTCCAACAACGTCACGATGGTCCTGATGTTCACCCTCGCCACCCTGGGGTCGGGGGCGGGGATCCTCGTCGCGCGGGCGCACGGGGCCGGGGACCGGGACGCGGTGAACCGGACGGCGGGCACCGCGCTGCTGCTCGCCCTGGGGGTGACGACCCTGCTTGTGGCGGGCCTCTACACCTCGGCGGGGCCAGTGCTGGGGCTGCTGGGCGCCCCGGCGAACCTCCTCGCGGCGGCCACGCCTTTCTTCCAGGTTGCGCTGCTGAGCGTGCCCCTGATCGTGCTGAGCGTGGTCGCGGGCAATGTCCTGCGCTCGCTGGAGCGGCCCCGCATCCCGATGGTCGCCACGCTGATCGCGGCGGCGGTCAACGTGGGAGTGGGCTATGCCCTGGTCCACGGGGCCTTCGGGCTGCCCCGGCTGGGATTGGTCGGCGCGGCGTGGGGAGCGCTGGCGGGGCAGGCGGTGCGCGTGGGACTGCTGGCGGTCTTCCTGTATGGGCCACGCGGTCCCATCGCCCCGGCGTGGTCGGGGGTGGGGGCCGGGGGCCGCGTGCTGGTGCGCGACCTGCTGAACTTCTCGCTGCCGCTGGCCGCCACGCAGCTCGCCTGGAGCGGGGGGAACCTGCTGTACGTTCTCTTTCTGGCGCGGCTGGGCACCGAGGTGCTCGCGGGCGTGCAGATCGGCTACACGCTGGAGGGCATCTTCGTGGTGGCGTCCTCCGGGCTGGTGCCGGCGGCCACGGCCCTGATCGGGCAGGCGGTCGGGCAGCGCGACGCGGCGCTCGCCGCTGAGCGGGCGCGGGCGGTGGAACGCTTCGGGCTGGTCACCGAGGTCGCCTTCGGGGTGCTGTTCGCGCTCTCGGCGCTGGTGCTGCCGGTTCTCTACCCCAGCGTGGGGGCCGAGGTACGGGGCATCGCGCTGGCGACCATCCTGGTCAACGCTGCCGTACAGGTTGTCAAGGTCGCCAACATGGTGCGTGGGGCGGGCGTGCTCCCCTCGGGCAGCGACACGCGCGGCGTCCTGATCGGGGACGCCATCAGTGCCTTCGCGGTGGGACTGCCGCTCGCGTGGCTGCTCGCCTTCCCCCTGGGGCTGGGGTTCTGGGGCGTGCTGGTCGCCCGCGTGCTGGAGGAGGTCGTGAAGATCGCCATCTTCACCTGGCGGCGCCGCAAGCTGTCGTGGGGCCAGGTGATCGCCGGGCAGACGGCCCTGAACGCGGCGACGGACTGA
- a CDS encoding MaoC family dehydratase yields the protein MNEDLLRPQGRYFEELTPGTVLRHRVTRTLTEADNVFFTTLTMNPQPLHLDHEYAAATEFGQPLVNSLLTLSLLVGLSVHELTLGTLVANLGLDGVVFPKPVFHGDTIRAESEVLEVRESRSRPDAGIVVVEHRAINQRGEVVARCKRTALMQRRPATATD from the coding sequence ATGAATGAAGACCTGCTGCGTCCCCAGGGCCGCTACTTTGAAGAACTCACGCCCGGCACCGTCCTTCGCCACCGGGTCACGCGCACGCTGACCGAGGCCGACAACGTTTTTTTCACCACGCTGACGATGAACCCACAGCCCCTGCACCTTGACCACGAGTACGCCGCCGCGACCGAGTTCGGGCAGCCGCTGGTCAACAGCCTGCTCACGCTGAGCCTGCTCGTCGGCCTGAGTGTCCACGAGCTGACGCTGGGGACGCTGGTGGCGAATCTGGGACTGGACGGGGTGGTCTTTCCCAAACCCGTCTTTCACGGCGACACCATCCGCGCCGAGTCCGAGGTGCTGGAAGTCCGCGAGAGCCGCAGCCGCCCCGACGCGGGCATTGTGGTGGTGGAGCACCGGGCGATCAACCAGCGCGGCGAGGTGGTGGCGCGGTGCAAACGGACGGCGCTGATGCAGCGGCGGCCTGCCACGGCCACCGACTGA